The following nucleotide sequence is from Hevea brasiliensis isolate MT/VB/25A 57/8 chromosome 7, ASM3005281v1, whole genome shotgun sequence.
AAAATCAAATTTTAGTCTTTCACTTGAAAGACTAATTAATGATATGCAATGGCAATTAAAGAAATAACAAAACCAAATTAGCCTGTAATTTTCTTGAAATAGAAGCAAGTAAATTCGTCAGGGATTGCATACACAAGCACCTAATAAtgttaaagtgaagttaaaagACAGGAAAAAAAGCAAGGGTCACTCATATAATTAAGTGCTAAATTGACTAAAAGTTTAGTATATTCCTCCATGATAATGAAGTTGATACATTGAACAGGagctttcatttcaaagctttccCAAGTCTTGATCAAATTAATATAAATAGAGATTGACAACgcgtttattttttattatttatcttaGCAATAATACAGGAAACCAACAAAAGTAAGTATTGACAAGATTTGATTACTCTAATACTAACAAAGGCAGCATAAAAAGCAGGAATTAGGCTAAGTATTGACTGGTGCTGTCTCCATCTTTACATGTTAAGCTAACCTTAATATGGTTAATTAACATGTTTAGGTGTGAATTAGTCCAATTATTATTTTTCTTGGGAAAAGATATGTCCCTCAAAACAGGGTTTCCACTTTCAAATCAAAAAGATTAATGAAAAGCTAAGCTTTTGAATGGGTCCTTACCCTGAAAATTACATTAATTATCTGTTGCAAATTATAGTCAAACATGGTCGGCTCTCTGCTTCCTTGTCTTTGCTATAGCTAGTCTTCTTTAACAGTCAATGAGCAGAGTGGCCCATCTTTTTGACACCCCCTTTTACCAACAAAGTTCCAACCTTTCACTTGAGGAATTGGCAATTGAGCTGTGGTTGGTAGTGTTTGATCTGGAGGGATTTGATTGCCTcgagaaggaaagaaaaaaaaaaaacaaaagcaaGAAGCAATCCACTTGGTCTATTGCATTGTTTTTCTATCTTTGAGAATTTGAATAAAgatgggagaagaagaagaagaagaaaagaaaattgagaaCCACCCATTGGCTAATATTTGTGTGGACCAATCTCAGGACATCTGAACTAATTAAATGTTTAAAACCTGGTCTACTAAATCAATTTGTGGGCAAGCACTGAATCTACTCAAGGTCAATTTTTCATGGATTAAATTTGCTAGGTTTGGTCCAAGGTTCAAAAGGAAGATGCCATTGTTAAAAATTTCTTGTACCCTTACCTTCCaagattttaatattatcaatttcaTGATGAGGTTGCTTTTTCgcttattcttcaagatttctgtaCAATATCACAAGAAATAGATCAAATTGAGCCCAGTAACCACAGAACCTAATGGGCCAAACTGGACCTGACTTGAGCCTGTATTCTATATTTTCCAAGATAAGGTTGGCAATCATGGCCGAGCAAGATAAAGACTTCAATCCCAACCGCCTTAACGGGGTTACTGGTGATTGAAAAGCCTAAACAACACCTTCAACTTCAATTCTGAATCCAAAGAAATCAGTTATGGACCATTAGTTTTCCACTCAATTGTTGGAAAGTCTGTAGTTATCACAAGAAAATTCAAGAAACGTCAACATCCACGTCCAAGCTTAAGCGCAAGATGTGCATAATCCTTCATGGGCGGGAAGTGATAGCTTACATTTACTTCAATTTAGTGATAACAGCAGATTTAGAAGACTTGACAAGAAGTCCAGAAAAACGTGTGGGGTTTTGTTGCTGAACTTAGAAGATCATATCGGCTAGTTGAGAAGCAGGCAGCTGAGTTTAAGTTATTCGAAGCTTGGACACACGATGTGCAGTGAATAATTGAAACGGTGAATAATAAGCCGAAACAAAGATAGACTGTAAAACAAAGTCAAAACGATGCGTTGAAGGGATTTTGATTCTTGGCTAAGAACAAGAATGGGAATGGCGGGAGGAGTTGTTAGAAGCTAGTTACAGCTGGTAAAGATATTTTCCAGATCAATTGTAGATAGAAGATGTTTTTTTTCTGGCTGTTCTCTCTTATACAACTCATGTATAAGAACCATAGTACATTACAGAAGTTAATGATGAATGAATAGGATCATTCATTATCTTTCATACTTTCAGATGTTCTTGATTTCTTCAGCTTGTTCATGAACTTTATGATCCCTCATCTGTGCAACTTTTCTTTTTATCACACCATGCATGGTGGGGTAATTGAAAAAGGATACCTCCGAATCCAATACAAAAGAGGAACTGTATCAGAGAACATATCTTAGTCATTAAGGCCAACAGCGAGTATTAGGTAGCTCCATCTCTATGCAGAACCAAAAATTGGTAGCGTAAGATCTCAAAGAAATCAGCTCCCATTCCTCTCAACTTGTCTCTTTTGCATGAAAAATTCCAGCAGAAAATCAGCTGGAAAAAGTGGGTTTTAATTTCCTAATGGTCAACTAGGTGATAATTTTACAAGCCAAGAGATGCATGATCTAGTTCTTCTTCTGTGTATCTGTGACTTGTTAAGATACAGAATGCCTCCTGCTTCTGGAAGGGGTGGATTTTGCTTCTTCAGCAGCTGAACCAGGACTCTCCGATGTATCAGAGCTGCTAATCTCACCATTTCGTTCTTTGCTTGACCAGAGCTTTGAGAAGATCTTTGACATGACTAAACCTTTCATTTTATTGGCTGCAAGCTTTTCAGCATCACTTTTAGCACCATCATTCGGATTTCTATTGCTCCCACCTAATCGTAGTGTAGCAAGTTCCCCTTTCAAAGCCTTTATATCTTCAGCTGTTGGCACAGCATCCCAGTCCTCTTCTGTGTTGGTTGTAGTCGACCTTGAGCTCCCATCATGAGATCCACCAGGAAGTAATGCCCTAATGGACCCTGGTAGTTCTGGTGTGCTGTTGCCAGCAGATGATGTTGCTTGCCTAACCTGCTCAAAGAAGAGGACCTGCACAACGACCCTCAAGGGAAGCCGCTCATTTTGCACAGCATGCATGCAGGCATCCACTGACAACTTCCTGCAATCCATCAATCTGCATATTCTCTTTCTCTCACTCTTACTTATCCCAGGGTGTTCCTGCACCAAAAATAACAGTCAGTTGTAGCAAGTACTTTGAAACCAGTAACAACCACCTGTGCATGCTTGCAACTCCAATACAAAATTTACAGCCGCATAATTTGGATTAAGAAAAAGGAATGGGAGAGGTGGATCAATGAACGAATATGTAAAAGCATAAATGAGCCTCATATGCTGTTTGTGAGATGGGCTTTGACTCATAAAAATTACATGTACAGTTtaaccttatatatatataaatacaaatAGTCTTTAGCAGAGTATAGATTTGGTAATTTTCAAGTGAAatagggattttttttttcttgatattTAAGTGGCATGTGTAGAGAGAAACAAGTCAATCCAAATGATTATCATCTTCCAAATGTAAAGTAATGCTTACTTCAATGGCAAAACTGAGGGTAATAAAGATGGTGACAAATAAATTGAAGCAAACAGCATTTCCAGCTTCGTCAAAGAAACATCTATCTAtatctatataaatattataaaactgATCTTTGAAATAGGTTAACACAATATTGCCATACGTTTATCCTATTTTTTTGCCAAGTGGCATGTCTTTTCATTTTGATCTTCTATCTCATTCATATCCCATATCATGTTTACATTAACAAATATTGCATAGTGTTTATCCTATTTTTTTGTCAAGTGCCATGGCTTATCCTTTTGATCCTCCATCCCGTTCAAATTCCATATTATGTTACAATAATAAAATACCTATTTATTGTCATGAAGGTATCTTCTTGCAATAAATTTCACCTaagttttataatatttatatagataAGCCATCTTTCATTGTTCAGTATAATTGTATAACCAAGTACTTAATTTCTTATAATACAAAAATTTATgacaataattataatttaattaatattaagaaaattaaaattcatagttataaattatataaaccaAAGCCAGCTTTTCGTTATTAACTATAATTATAAAATCATGTATTTAATtacttataataaaaaaatttatggcaaaagttataatttaattaatgctACGAAAACTAAGAGCTATACTTATAACTATATAAACTAATATTACACATCAAAAATCAAACTAGCCACCTCCTAATGCAAATAGAAAAAATAATATCCAACCAAGATTCTCTAAAATAACCTACCAAATGATATTTTAGTAACAAAGGCATTATAAGAaatataagaatttatttatatacattttattggcattttattctttattctttatatttattttcaaaatattatttattcTTCGCATTTATTCCGTTTATATTATCACAGTTTCTTTTACAAACAtatcttaaaatattttaaataaattaaatataagaaCAGAAAATGTTATATACTCGTAtttccattcaactaaataatatATACTAATAATGATTATATCCGCGCAACTCGTGGGCAAAAGTCCAGCATTTAATATAAACCTAAAATATGATGAAATTATGACCACAGAACGTATCTAGCCATAATGACACGATACTTTGAAAATCTCTTTTATACAAAGTATCTTGAATTTTCAAACACAGTGGCACAACTCTGCTTGTCAGAATAACTCAAACAAACAAGGGGGAAAATGATTTTTGGTTTCTTATCATTGTAGCTAGGCAAAAATGTCACATAAATAGACAAGGAGAGAGTAATGATAGTTGATGCCATTCTTTTATATAGGCATGTGTGTGCACTTGTTGATGTTTACATATAATACCAATAAAAATCTTATTTATTAAGCATACTTAAAAGGTCAGTATGGTATATAATGTTCAGGAACTTACCTTAAGATACATATCAATGGCACGGTAAAGTCCATCATGGGATGGTCTTGGGAAATTAGACACCATTTCTGCAAGTTTAACAAACTTTGAAAGAGAGAGATTGGGATCTCGTGCAATTTCAGCAAGGTAGCTCTCAATCAACTTTGCTACCTTCATCTTGGAACCATCTGATCCTAACTTTGGGCTTCTACTCTCCTGGTACTCATTTTCCATGGGAAAATCACTCTGAGCATTCTGTTTATTCATCACAAACTCCTCTACTAAGCTTTGCACGATATCAACATTATACATTTCTGTTTCCTCAGCTGGGGCACGAATCAAAAGATCAGCCGCTGTAGCATCCTCTAGCTGCAGGCCAATCCTTTTCATCAGTTCATTCCTTTCCATCTCTCCACATTCTAACAGAATCACTGCTCTTAACAACCTGAGCATAAAAGTACAGGGAACGCTGCCTTTCTCTGAGGGCAGTAGCCACACAATGGCTTCTGCTAATGATCTATATCTTATGATGTCACCACTCTGTATTATTCCCTTGCTAAAACCTGGCAATCTTCTCAAGGCATATGCATTCAAGGATTCGCCAATTACATCACCAGAGACTCTTCCTTTCGTTTTGATTGTTGTAATTACCCTTCTATACAAATCAATGTGAAGCTCGCAGAGATCTTCCACCCACCAATCTTTTGGAACTGTTTGAGGTTTTCTTACACCATTCCAGATGGGATCATTCCCATTCTCAGATGGGAGCTTTCTCCTATTATAGGTGTATGACCACTCCACCTTGGAAGTATCAATGCAAGCCTTAGAAGCTATGGAATCCAGGCAATGGCTGACCAGCTTTAATTCCTCAGCCCATGGAAGAAGAGACTTTGTGGTTTGAAGAACAATAATCGAGTCTTTCCAACTACGGAAGATGCTAGAATTAAGGAAGACTTCAATCTTGTAGATGAGATTTCCTTTCTCAGCAGTTTCATACATTTCAAGGTACTCTGCTGCACATCGAGCTGCAACCACATTATATGCATTAAGAGTGACTGTCATACCATAACAGAACTTTGTACATATCTCAAAAGCTGCAGGTCCACCGGGAATATCCTGGATGTGAATCTCATCACTGTTCTCATCATTTATGtttgcaaccagtttctgcagacgTGCACTCTTGGACAACAGTGGAAACTATAGAAATATTTTGGAAATTAGTACAAATGAAACCAGAATTTCTGATAACAGAAATGTCAATACAGGTAACTGTATTGATATTATCTAAGGCATAGCTGCTCTGACCAATTATGCAGGCGCATTTTAAAAATACAAGAATAAAAAGAGCAGGTAGGATCTTCAATATAAGTTATTAAGAAGGTTAGAGCTATAACTTGTTGTCCACAAACCCAGTACACACCAGTGTACTGTATAGTAGGACTGTAGAGTGAAACAGCCAAAGACATTGGCACATTTAGCCAAAAAGAATTCTGATCTATTCTCAACTTTTATTTAAAGTTCAAGGAGGAAGGAACATAAAAGGATTTGGAATAGACCCAGCCATTAATGCCAGAATGATCTACTTTTATTCCTAGCACCATTAAGAATTTGAAACATTACTGAAGAGAGTTTATTCCTTGCGTTATATGCATGGTAACTGGTAAATTATTGTACAAGATAGCACCCAGTTGAAAGATCAAATAGAATTCATACCTTATGCAGATAAAATTTCACATCTCCAACATTAATTACTATGTCAGTCGCCAGCTCAGTTGCCACATACCTGGACACATAGAAGTTTTTCCAGTCAGATTACCAACAAACTCCATCGGATTTAGGAATGATACAAAATTTCTTCATCTAACAAAGAAAGCCAATTATTGAGATAGGTTACAATGAAAAAATGAAGGATATCAACATGGGAAATGAAAGGAAATAAGAGAATTGCTCATATGATATTAAATTGTTGGaggataaaaatatttttaaaacaatAAGTGAGTATTTTCACCAGTCTGTGATATGAACCATTCGCTTgattcacctttttcaaggagCTCTACATGTCTGGATGGCTGTCAGTGCTAAATAGACAAATCGCAGAGGTGGAACAAGCTAATGCTTAAGCTTAACATATAATAGGGAACGTTTTAGTCAAAGCCAAAGAAATATCAGACATTTATTCCTTGAATATTTCTTTTGCCCTGCTAGTAAAATAACACTTATATTGGCTGCTTAACATTGAATACATGAACACCATTACCGAGTGCCCTTTTAAAAATCATTAGGAAGAAATGGGCAATAACATAATTTTCCATTACAATGTTCACTAAGTCATAGGTGGATTTATTGTATTAAACCTCAAATGGGAGAAATCTAAACAAAAATTATGTACAACAAAAGCTATTCCTACAAAAGTTTGGTCCCtcaatttgttaaaaaaaaagggGTTATGTCCCTCAAGAGCCAGCTAAATTGTGCACTTGCACGTACACATGCAAAGGGGGAAGAGGGgaagggaagagagagagagagagagaaagaagttCCTCATTTAAGTTGAACTTTGAGCTGGATGCATTTATTGTGAGAATAGTTatatattcttggtcaaaatgatATGTTAAAACTGTTTCCTCTTCAACACAATGAGGCAAATTGGAACAGCTCAAGTCAACACTGTAAAATCAAGTGAAAAATGGGGGAACATAAATATTCCTTAAATAAGAGAAATTTGAATTATTGAAGCACAAGGTAATACACAGAACATTTATAAAAAGAAACCAACCCCAGAAAGGGTATAGTTTGCAATTATTTGTCAAAACAGTCTATTAAGGTGCCAAGCTAGTACAATTAACTGAAATTGAAAGGACTGATTTTCAGTGAAGAAAGAATACCCTTAAATTAAcaaattattttgtcttttttaTCTTTCCTGATGCAACAAAGTTGCAATCCATAGAAATCAAACAACAGTGAAATATCAACACATAAGGCACATGGAAATAATTCATTTGGGAAAGAACTAGACAAGTTATGTGCAAAGGAAAatcagctatatatatatatggtggaTAAATAGGAGAAGGGGAGTTTCACTGGCGAGATTTGAACCCTAGTGACAGTCCCCAGATTTCACAATATAAAATTAGAAGAAACCAAAAGAGGGATCCAAGACTCACCTAATATTGTCCCCATCCACCAGAAACGAATCAGGCTTGGATCCAAGTTTCATGAACTTCATTTTGCCAAATAAAGATCAGCTCCCCTCCCTTGCAGAATCTAATTTCCAAATTGTTTCAAATCCACAATTACAGAAGCAAAACCACCATGAAGGCTTCAGGgaagaaaaaaagggaaaaaaaaaacccagaaatgagatTGAACTCCTGAAATTGACCAGCTGTTCAAGCCAAAGAGAATGGATCAAAGAAAGCTTGATGATGAGTTTCTTAACGTGTCCGAAATCTTGCCCACAAAACAAGGCCAAGGTGAGAAAGAGAGAAATGACTAAATGGAGTCAGTATGATCTTTGACAAAGTGAAGTGAGTTTGCTTCCTGAATTGGTAACAGAGTCCAAGGGCCCAGGACTGAGAAGGTTAACTAAGGAGACAATGTCTAAAAATTGTCTTAAAACATttatataaactaaagcaagagAGACACCCCCACTTGCTCAAAACTGACACCACCGTCCTTATATCATTTGTTTATGCTCCTCTCTCTTGTTTTTGCTTTTCTTAACCAATGGATCTCACACACACTACTAAGAGACCTTTACTTCTGGTCCACAAAGCTTCAAGACCAGAACCCCAGAATGCAAATTCCTTTACAAATCAAAATACCCTTCCAGCTCTTCAATTTAAGCTACAAACACCTGCAACCAGAAAACAGCATATCTTGGTATCAGTTCAGGGAACCACCGAAAGATTGGACAAGAAGCATCAATTTGGGGGTTTCTAAAAGAAAGATTGTACAAGGGAGCATCACTACCAACAAAGTTGTTTCAAAGTGGACTTGAATAAGCGAGATTGCTAGAATCAAAGTCGAGAATTTGACACAGAAATCAACGTAAGAACATACTATATTCTTTAACCAAAAAAGAtgtgagaaaagaaaataaataaaaagagcaATAAAAACCCACCACAAAAGCTCGTGATCAGCTTGAGAACACCACTCA
It contains:
- the LOC110638256 gene encoding BTB/POZ domain-containing protein NPY5, with amino-acid sequence MKFMKLGSKPDSFLVDGDNIRYVATELATDIVINVGDVKFYLHKFPLLSKSARLQKLVANINDENSDEIHIQDIPGGPAAFEICTKFCYGMTVTLNAYNVVAARCAAEYLEMYETAEKGNLIYKIEVFLNSSIFRSWKDSIIVLQTTKSLLPWAEELKLVSHCLDSIASKACIDTSKVEWSYTYNRRKLPSENGNDPIWNGVRKPQTVPKDWWVEDLCELHIDLYRRVITTIKTKGRVSGDVIGESLNAYALRRLPGFSKGIIQSGDIIRYRSLAEAIVWLLPSEKGSVPCTFMLRLLRAVILLECGEMERNELMKRIGLQLEDATAADLLIRAPAEETEMYNVDIVQSLVEEFVMNKQNAQSDFPMENEYQESRSPKLGSDGSKMKVAKLIESYLAEIARDPNLSLSKFVKLAEMVSNFPRPSHDGLYRAIDMYLKEHPGISKSERKRICRLMDCRKLSVDACMHAVQNERLPLRVVVQVLFFEQVRQATSSAGNSTPELPGSIRALLPGGSHDGSSRSTTTNTEEDWDAVPTAEDIKALKGELATLRLGGSNRNPNDGAKSDAEKLAANKMKGLVMSKIFSKLWSSKERNGEISSSDTSESPGSAAEEAKSTPSRSRRHSVS